The following proteins come from a genomic window of Acinonyx jubatus isolate Ajub_Pintada_27869175 chromosome C1, VMU_Ajub_asm_v1.0, whole genome shotgun sequence:
- the LOC106988408 gene encoding zinc finger protein 684-like, which produces MERVCNLIHTGLVIIKVIPEKILMNTKTVEKPSKTSFVLLDMRKKHRRKKSFGCTECGKAFQKRSLLVRHEKKHTREKKPFEFNDCGKAFNSKGHLIAHQKIHSGERSFVCSDCGKAFVHEAQLVVPQRLHTREKPYECHPCGKSFTHNSSFTQHVKSHALENSFECKECEKTFEYSLSLYKRSRFHIGEKSYRCRECGKASVLVMHQRIHTGERPHGCTNCGKALIKKSRLLKHYLTPTAEQHNKCSACGRCFNQKTHLTVHQRTHKHMEAL; this is translated from the coding sequence ATGGAAAGAGTCTGCAACCTAATTCACACTGGCTTagttataataaaagttatacCGGAGAAAATTCTTATGAATACAAAGACTGTGGAAAAGCCTTCAAAAACAAGTTTTGTCTTATTAGACATGAgaaaaaagcacagaaggaaaaaaagctttGGCTGCactgaatgtgggaaagccttccaAAAGAGGTCTCTTCTTGTTAGACATGAAAAAAAgcatacaagagaaaaaaaaccctttgaaTTCAATgactgtgggaaagcctttaaCAGTAAGGGACACCTTATAGCCCATCAAAAAATTCATAGTGGAGAGAGATCCTTTGTGTGCAGTGATTGTGGGAAAGCATTTGTGCACGAAGCACAACTGGTGGTCCCCCAGAGACTTCACACTAGAGAGAAGCCTTATGAATGCCATCCGTGTGGGAAGTCGTTCACTCACAACTCCTCCTTTACCCAACATGTGAAATCTCATGCACTCGAGAACTCGtttgaatgtaaggaatgtgagAAAACCTTTGAGTACAGTTTATCCCTTTATAAACGTTCTAGATTTCATATAGGAGAGAAATCCTACAGATGTAGAGAATGTGGCAAAGCCTCAGTGCTTGTCATGCATCAGAGGATTCATACAGGTGAGAGACCCCACGGGTGTACGAACTGTGGAAAAGCCCTCATCAAGAAGTCACGTCTCCTTAAACATTACTTAACTCCTACAGCAGAGCAACATAACAAATGTAGTGCATGTGGGAGATGTTTTAACCAGAAGACACATCTCACTGTCCATCAAAGAACTCATAAACACATGGAAGCTTTGTGA